TCAAATACCTAAGCCAAATCCACACCAACATGATACATCTGCTGTTACAACAGACCAAAGGAGACCAAATTGGGTGCTTCGAACTCCGAACTCTACCGATTTGAATTCCCACAATTCCTCTCAATCTTCGTCCATTACGTCTAATTCAAGCATCTCTTCTCCTCGATATCCAGAAACAAGTGACTTCCATGGTTTAAAGAAGGAACATGATTATGATGATACTATACCAAATTATACACAAAATCAACTTATAAGTGCCAAATTAGGAAACAGCAATGcgaaatctaaattaatatctaatagAAACGATTTCTTTAGGAAATTGATGCAAATAAGTTTAGCTGGCCAGAATGTTACCTCCAAACATCCTAATTCTTCTAATCAATTCGGAAGCAACTTTTCCTCTGATAATGGAGACAGCAATACAGGTGTGTTTTCAAACTCTGCAGACTTGTATTCCGAGTCTCCGCTGGAATTTCGCAAAAACGGACCATTTCATGAACGCACTTCTAATAGATCAGCAAACAATTTGAGGTCCGAAGATCCCAATTTTCCAAACAAATTGGATCTTAAACATTCTCAGAGTATACAAAAACCAGTTCGATTGTATCCCATTAAATATTACTCAGATTTAAAGAACAATTCTAGAAGTAGTTCTGAAGGGTACAAACCTCTTAAAAGTGGTAGATTGCAGTCTGTCACCACATCACAGCAagaatcaaaatcaaattttctaccACAAGTTGAACAACGATCATATTCTTCTCATAATACAGTATATGACGACGAAGATGAGGAAAGTAGTCAAAACTCGCACGAACCTAATAAAGCAGTAAAAATAGTGCCTTTTTCCAGTGTGTTTTTCACTAAGGGTGCTGATTTAGGAAGAAATCGCTTTTATCAAATTGCtcatgtaaataaaacaaaatcttcaaAAGCGTTAATAAAATTCGCTCCACCAAAATCTAAttataagaatgtttttaaaaattttgaaagtagtcatAAATTGAACAAGCCACCATCAAAAATACCTTCTAAAAAGCCAACTTTATCTAGTTCAAATGTAGATCAGAACCACCAACATAACTACAACGATAACTATGATAGACCAGAATCAAACAGTTATAAGCCTTCTTCATTTAATTCCCATTCCAAGGAAGACGAACgcgataagaaaaattataaatatggttTTGGAAATTCTGAAACTCATACTCCAAATTCCCAATATTCAGGGGAAGTCAATTCCAACTCAGCTCCGTATGAATCTGATTCCTATTATCATGCACCTTCTCCAAACAGTTCCCATTCACACCCTAATAGTGTACCAGAGGGTTCCTATTCTCCAACCTACTCTTCAAATTCTGCAGAAGACCTTCATGATGAAAGAGGTAGAGACATACCATCTAGCcaatataatttagaacatCAGAAGTATCCTTCATCACCTCCTCTTTCTTCTAATCAAGATCCCCCTTACAATTATGAACAATCGCCAGCTGCTTCTTTTTCTCAGGAAGTTGATTATAATCGAAATAATGATGCAAGCAATTCCGAAAAAGATATCCCGAAAACTTACAACCCTCCTTCTTACCAATCTCATCCACTAAACCAAAAGCCAGCAATGCGCAATCCGCAATTATCAAAACACTCTGCACCTTATTTTGGAAACgcaaaatatcaagaaaatagTTATGCAAACCCATCAAGTCAATTTGAATCAAATCCTCCAAATTTATCACCAGCGAGACCTCACCGACATTACCAAAAATCATCATTTTCTTCCCCTCTAAAGGAAACTAGTAATtggaaaaacaaacattttaattctgaatCATACCATCAAGAGGCAGGGCCTGAATTACATCCTAATTTACAACAAAACGGGGCACCCCCTTATAAAACTGTTTCTGGACCCGTTACTGCAAATGAAAAGCCACTACCGTTTTCTGAAAAAGACAATGTATATAAGGGAAAACCCCAATTTAATTCTGAACCGAATCATTATGCACCAGGTCCTCACATAAATCCTTATAATCGACCTACTTCTCATAAAACGTTATCTGGTCCAGTTATCACAAAtgcaaaagaacaaaattataatgtaataaattctaaTGAACATAGACCCGTTACTTACACTCATCCTTCATCATTTTCGCCAAACTCTGAAACACCATCATCATTTCATTATCCACATTCATCTGGAGCGTCGTATTCTAAAGAAAGTAATTATCAAAACTCCCAAGACAGCCAAGGTCAGTATAAACAAGAACTGCCACCAAAGCATGATTATTCACAATCTCATTTTCCAACTCAAAAGCCTTTAATAAGAAATCTACCACCTTCGTCAGTTTCATCCTATTCCAGAGAAATCGATTATCGTCAGAAAAACCACGCTAGTACTGATCGATATCAATCAAACCGTCCTTCCACACAATTTCATACATCGCCTCAAAGAAAACCACCTACACATGACTATTCACAACCACATTTTCCAGTCCAAAGACCTTTAGCAAACAATCCATCTCTTTCGCCTGCCCCACCGTTCTCCGGAGAAACCGATTATCGTGAGAAAAACCACGACAGTACTGATCGATATAAACCAAGCCATCCATCCACACAATTTCATACATCGCCTCAAGGAAAACCACCTAAACATGGCTATTCACAACCGCATTTTCCAGCCCAAAGACCTTTAGTAAGCAATCCATCTCTTTCGCCTGCCCCACCGTTCTCCGGAGAAACCGATTATCGGCAGAAAAACAGGGAAAATACTAATCAGTATCAGTCAAGCTATCCTTCTTCTCAATCGCAAACATCACATCAAAGTCCTCGGCCCTATAAATTACCTAGATTGCCTGGTACTCCTTTCTCTGGAGAAAGTGAATATCCACGAGACGCTCCTGCAAGTTTAGAAGAGCCAGGTCTGCGCCATTATTTACCACATTCTTATTCAGCACAACACTCACAATCATNATGTATGCCGTATGGTCATGATTTCACCTGCGAATGTAAGGATGGTTTCATACCAAGAGATGATGCCAAAAAAGGAGAAAAGGATTCAGACTGTATTGGtaagtgcaaatttaatttaaaaagaaatgtatacactcaaaaattccaatattttagcaaatgaccctagaataaatatttccaacaaaaagttattttaagaaggAAACAAAAGCTTTTACATACTTTCCTTACGGAAGAGATGCATAATTAGTATGACgcttaattttaaacagtttaaatttgtaaaggatatcgttttctgaatttttgttaaaatttcgcATATAtatctttgtatttttagaaatgatttaTGAATGCAAAGAGAATGACTGTACTGGAGAAAATACCATATGTATGTCGTATGGTCATGATTTCACTTGCGAATGTAAGGATGGTTTCAAACCTAGAGTTGATGCCAAAAAAGGAGTAAAGGATTCAGACTGTATTGGTAagtgcaaatataatttaaaaagaaatgtatacaCTCAAAAATTCCAATGTTTTAGTTAATGACcctagaataaatatttccaacaaaaagtgattttaagaAGGAAACAAAAGCTTTTACATGCTTTCCTTACGGAAGAGATGCATAATTAGTATgactcttaattttaaacagtttaaattattaaaggatatcgttttctgcatttttgttaaaatttcgcAAACAtatctttgtatttttagaaatgatttaTGAATGCAAAGAGAATGACTGTACTGGAGAAAATACCAAATGTATGTCGTATGGTCATGATTTCACCTGCGAATGTAAGGATGGTTTCAAACCAAAAGATGATGCCAAAAAAGGAGAAAAGGATTCAGACTGTATTGGtaagtgcaaatttaatttaaaaagaaatgtatatacTCAAAAATTCTTTCCAATGTTCCAGCTGttcattaaatgtataaaaattaaaaaaagctttcaacatattttcttaagaaaaaagatataagtTTTACGCATAAAATATCAGTCaattaccaatttaaaaaaatattatttactacaattttgcatttacaacaaaatacaactttttttgtactttttattggaaatttatgaattttgcaggatgaaatttataataatagtattagAATAAATGAAAGGAAGATAAATATAGGAAAGTATTTCGCAAAAAGCAAAACATCCATTAATAATCTATTTGGTGGAAATTCTTTCGTAAAAAATGATAGAAGTTATTTCCAATGAGAAAGTCTTACTATtagattctatttattttataaattcaggGTTACATTCACCTCTCGAAAAAATTCAGTAGAATGAATGACTTAGAAGAATCAAGTTTCCCGAGTGATGCTTTAGGCGAGTATTTTTCTACCATTGCCAAAAATAGGTGACTTTCGTTTTTTGtactaaatgttaatttgttttaggaaattcctttcagttttttttagcCTAGTCACCAGTGGATGCCCTATATATTTAGGGAGACTTACTGCTACTTCACAACTCATTAGCAGACATTTGAAATGTTTGACCTTCGAGTCTGTGAGCCTGGTTTTTACTACACGTACAAAGTGCATGTTCAATCCAGCTTCAACAAATCACATAGGCTCTTGATTTTGCCAGTGTTCATGAATTTGATCTAGCTGGTGCTGCCTCGCGGGAATGGCAACAGCAGACTCGcctaattttcaaatgtttaggAAATTCGGTTTCAAGGATAATTTTTGTAAGCTAAAGAGAATGCAGTAAAAATCCTTATCTCAATATGACAATAATTAAGTTATCAATTATTTTGTGAATCTGGATATAAATTGAAGAAAGGTCAAATGAAAGTAAGAAATTGTGCGGAATTCGAATATGAGTAAAGTTAGAAAGAACTAGAGATGGCTAATGCTTTCTAGAACAGTTATTTTGCACCTGTTATTGAATCATacctgttataaaaataacaggtTACTTCCAAAGGCCTGTTCCAAAATACTAGgcaaaaattgtaattcaattATCTTgccgaaaatatatttttctgcttttttaaaaaataatgtttaaattgtttttaagccATATTTGTacagtttcaaaaaaagaaaagatcaggtttttatttatataattgataCAGGGCCATCGCCAGAAGTTGCGAGGGACCCTACAAGTTTTCTATTTCTGCAAAATCTCTAAGAAGGTAGATAGCTCTGAAACtagttagatttttatttaaataattcaaatatagatatttttttccaatttatttccCGAAAATGgacaagataaaatttttattccattattataattttttagagctgctttaaatctaataatttaacgAGTTACTTTGCTGTTAATCAAATGTTTTTCATAGCTTATtttctagaaatgtttttatatagcTTATTTTCtctagtttaatattttgtttttctaaacaaagtttttatttatttattttattttgcatggtGCCACTAGAACTGCATTCAAGAACCATGCCTAGGCAATCTTGTatatgtttggaaaaaaatattctatgatAATATTTATGTCAAAAAGCGCCTATGAAATGTGAGGCACTCCACGAATTTCCCCCTTCTCGTGTctagaaaactttaaaactcgCCTTTTTTTGAAAGGGGGAAACGCAACCTTTATTGTGGaagattgtttattttaaggtaAGCAATACGTTACGCACTTTATGCTGCTATCTATAgcttttctctctctctctctctgtatatatatatatatatatcctcaTATATACATACCTCATAAATACATCCTCATACTCGTGGTTCTAAATCTTATTCTTGTTTCTATGTGTGACACATCAAATGGGCTGTTTCTCAGTCTATGATGTCACCATGTACGACTTTAATACTATGTATCTGCACTTTGGAAGCACCATCCATAAACTCCATTTGTACCGTgaaatatagtaatttaatttttacaatattgctTATTTACTGGAgtgattattactgtaaaaattacaggtTACTATTTATCTCCaaattatactgtaaaaattacagtataccagattctttttttccgtaacatttttttaatcataatttgatccggaagtTTTTACAGTGAGATTGAAACAACTTGTATTTAATTTCCTCTCCCAAAAAGTATGAGtgttctattttaaatgttttgtagtATGCCAAATTAATTACgtaaaaacaacaaaagaatCAGCCAACTTATTCTGTTTGTCATTCCCATAATGATTTATTANGTCGatttgcttagaagggtagttgttgcgtggcgttaaagtgaggagtttcgtttccatcgctctaaagcatgttgtgaaaaggcttaatgacgaaaaaagaCGAGATGCTTAAATCCATCGTGCTACTGTCCTATATGGTAAAGCATTTTCTCCAAAGGCTTCCACTAATCCTCGATagcattctgttgcattttatccaaataaaacggaatgtaaaaattaattttaaatgattatctcttattgtttgttatttataattggaagaaaactaaaatgtaatactaaaactaaaatgtaataaatgtaattacataattttaaacagtgcaattttaaaatccaaagtTGAACATTATTGATCAAACAGTTTCTGagttacaaattttcaaaaagaaatattattaaatttgcatttctcAAGAACTCTTCAACCGgcttcattcaaattttgcacggtGTCATTTAAAATcccatagtttaaaattatacatgagTTTGCACGtcttggttttcaaaattcttttaaccattattaaacaaattattataaattaataacaaattacgaaaaaaaaaattcattgtaaattcattctaaacaaattttataattgtgaatgaatgcttttttaattcgcttaaacaTTTTTCGAGATAGCATggaatacgcaaaaagtaaaattattaagcctaaataaactaaaagaaaaaacgaaaaacaaataatCCAAATTCATCGAACAAACAATCGGTTTAGTCAGAGTATTCGATTTATTAACGAAAGCACTTAAAACGTAAAAATCTAATCAtaggaacaaaattttttccaaaaatatttttcccctcCCTGTTGGTGAAAACATGatacttttaaacttaaaagcatTTCGTGGATTTTGAAAAACTGTTGACTTGTATcagcaagaattaaaaaattctgtcgTGAGTGGgatgtaatatattttgtaacgtATGATAAATTATGGAAAGTCTCAATTTCTGTACTTTCatagactaaaaaataaaagaaatgcaatagaacccataaaatttaattccaattacgacaaatatatatatatatatttaatggcGGTCACTTGGGACGTAGGCCCATTGGCCACaggaatgccagaactgctactctcttctcgttacccagtgggcacctgtggagaagccacggcggtggagcagcgtcgctcACGCCACACAACCACAAGCCcgcttatagggcgggtcacattcgcACAATCATACACACAAAGGACATAGAACagagaaagaaatatccatgccctgggcaggattcgaacccgcaaccatcggctccacagtcaggcacgctaaccactcggacaacaaatattgttccataaacttaaatttgataactaattccaattataaattaataatagtacTTAAATTTCCTTTCGTTAAAATGAGTGCGTTagaattaaatcattaaatctgTTAAGAAGCACTGTTGAATTTATATATAgcgctgaaaaaaattatatattctatCTATATCCTTCGGATTCTAATACATAACAATTGCTACAAGGAAAAGCACTTTTTGAAATTACCATAATTCCGTAGTAAttggagagagagagagtattaaatatattgtttcctaagaaagaaaaaaataccaaaaagtaTAAATGTATCTTTTcggattttatttaatttatttttcaaaacatcgtTTTATTTTGTACACCCGGACATAGATTTCATTTGAAAGATaacaacaattgaaaaatttatttcttcacctgattggtttgaaaatatatttcgggCTACATTTCACTTCTCCTTTATCACCATTGTGATTTGAATGATGTAAAGTTTGTTTGAATTAGAGGGGTGAGAGATTAATATTTCTCGTGTCAGAACTAAactgaaattagaattttctgtAAGATATCTCTGTTATCTCTTATCAGCTGTTTTCCCGTTTTCTATCACAATGAAACACTTCAAGCAGTCCTTAAAGGGTTaacattatcttaattttttcactgGTTACGTCTTTGATCTAAActcgatatttattttagtcTAGATGGTGTTGATTTCCTcaacacaatttttgtaaagttgtttcatttgttaatttatttattgtgaaatttcTCACGGAATGTAGAAGTAAGGATAAAGCACATTTTAGTTGAAAACGTGATGGCTGTTAGTATGGTTTTAAAAGTGTGGTTGTTTTCTGTGATTGTTTCAATAAATGCGTTTAAATTGgagaaaaatggagaaaaatatttaaatggattAAATGAAATTGCAGAGTTTAAGGAAATGCATGCTGGAGGTGGTAAGTTGCTTTATAGAGTAAATTTATGACAAAGGCAATGTATTTTGACAGATAGCAGCCTTGTTttgccatttttaattaatattctttaagtGGTGGAGATGCAACAATTGATTTTCCAATTATTAACCGgaataatttcaactgaagtaacatttaatattttaaaagaatgttgtCAGGATTTTGTTACACTTAGGTTAATGAAAACAGTAACACCATTACaagagttttcaaaaattaatgtaatttatttctcatattaCTGATAGTGGTACATATTAACATAGCGACCATTACGTAACTCTAATCATTTTCTTGTTTTACCAAGGTCAACATTTCACCTAAGTTTggataaatttgcattaattttccATGGAGTTAAGATGTTCACAATAAACCTATTTATGTCagcatctttttaaaataattccttttcttcaatacagagaaaaaagtaataacaaaaGCGTTTacttatcataaattaaatttaaaaaataatttaaggattGCTTGCGAATGTAAGATCTATGTAGAACAATATATTACTTGTATTTATACATAtctttaaatctgaaataagaGCATAGTTTAACCGAGACACCAGCTACTACGTATTCgcagcagttttaaaaaaatgttagtgGCACCAGGGTTAATGAAAGAAGTCCACATTTTTGGcatgtaaaatctttcaaaatatttgctgcctaaaaaaatattattcacatAAAGTTAGTACAGAAGTGTTCTAAAGTTTGTTACCAATCAGTATTTCCggagtttttattaattagggAAAATAATATGAAGTTATCGCATTGATAtggctatgtttaatgtaacagaatttttttttggtttcacttttcaattttgatataaCTAATCCCCTTTTAATTTCAGTATACTTCCATGATTTTTAGATCAAATTAGTTagtgttaaatgaaataaagtaaagaattatttttgcccAGCCTTCTCTCTAGTAAATCGCTAACAAAATAGTTCAAATACCACATTTCGTCTGTGCTAACTTTCACAGAGAATGATTTTATTTGCAATGGTAAGGAAAGCcatgaaaattaagtttatatatcCAACTATGGAATGGAAGAAACAAACATGAATTTCCCTACTACttgaatctaaaaataaaaattttcctccaAATGAGGAAAAATTGGCAAGTTtgaatatatatctataaacaCACACACCGTGTTCTGtccttgaatttaaaaattaaaatcttccttcaaatttggaaaaattggTTGGTTTGAATATATATCTATAAGCACACACACCGTGTTCTGTACTtgaatctaaaaatgaaaatcttccttcaaattaggaaaaattgGTAGGTTtgaatatatatctatatacacacacacaccgTGTTCTGTACttgaatctaaaaataaaaatcttcctTCAAATTAGGAAAAATGGGTAGGTTTGAATACATATCTATAAACACGCACAAACACCGTGTTCTGTActtgaatcaaaaaataaaaatcttccttcaaattaggaaaaattgGTAGGTTtgaatatatatctatatacacACACACCGTGTTCTGTACttgaatctaaaaataaaaatcttcctCCAAATGAGGAAAAATTGGCAAGTTtgaatatatatctataaacaCACACACCGTGTTCTGtccttgaatttaaaaattaaaatcttccttcaaatttggaaaaatggGTAGGTTTGAATATATATCTATAAGCACACACACCGTGTTCTGTACTtgaatctaaaaatgaaaatcttccttcaaattaggaaaaattgGTAGGTTtgaatatatatctatatacacacacacaccgTGTTCTGTACttgaatctaaaaataaaaatcttcctTCAAATTAGGAAAAATGGGTAGGTTTGAATACATATCTATAAACACGCACAAACACCGTGTTCTGTActtgaatcaaaaaataaaaatcttgctCCAAATGAGGAAAAATTGGTAGGTTtgaatatatatctataaacaCACACACCGTGTTCTGTACttgaatctaaaaataaaaatcttccgtcaaattaggaaaaatgggtgagtttgaatatatatatgtataaacaCAAACACCGTATTCTGTATTTCAGGGAACTGTGAAGCAGATGCAGAATGTGCATATGGTGGCATTTGCAAGGATTCTGGGACACATAGGAGTTGCGCTTGCAAGCGGGGATTAGATGGAGAATATTGTGAGGAGGTCGTGGACTGCGTGAGTGGTAAATACAAAAACTGTAAAGGTGCTAATGGTACTTGCGTCTACGCCATTCAGCTGGAAGAAGCTATTTGCTCTTGTGAGGTATATCAAGTCCTcgataataaaactaatatttgtaAAGGTAAGATAAATATATTCGCTCACTATTATATCTCCTTGCtatttataatcatattaataaaatttaactatctaACAGTCgatttcaataatgaaatatttgttttcagtttttctaatatgatttgttttcttaatttaggattatattaatcattattaatcttacatttttttcagagGTTCGCtgtgagaaaagaaaatgtattggAGGTACATGCAGAGTTATAGGTGGCAAGGAAATATGCAGATGCCCCAAAAAACACATACTCCATGACGATCGTTGTGTCGgtaatatttccaaatttttttttttatccataattaATCCGTTATCCTTACTTAGAACGGGAAGGTCTGTAATCGTAAAATAGagtgattttattatatattttagtgaatttgagtatttaaaaaaaaaaaaaaaaaggttacgTTGGCAATgacttctcgctcccgtgaaaatgacggggtgaggtttcgctctctacttctcgctcccgtgaaatttcTGGGCTGGAGtgtcagtagtaacgcgccaataagaataaaactaattcattcttttgcctggaaaacattttatttcccattttacacaccagatggcagtaccattttaaagtaattgtagatagttagtttattttaaactagatgtcagcactaatcacaTAGcactaataagaaaaatagacACTtctatgaccgttttcttgaaaattaatcaatCTTTAAGGGGAAAAAGATTATGTCTTTAGAATATTTCTTCTCCGCAAGCTTTCAATTGAAAtccatatttttctaaaataaatttaaacggTTCGAGTCATCACATTCACTCGCTTGTTATTTTAGTTTCCTGCCAAAAGTCAGGTTTTCTATAGTTACTCGTCAGCTGTTTGTAGCCAAATATTTCTGGAACCTCTTTCTAGTtggaaaacatgaaaatattgttattatttaccTACGCCAGCTCAGATTGGCGAAACCTGAAGATTTGGCAAAATGAATgctgtaataattaataatattaaaataagaatctaGTCcgaaaaacatcaattttaataaaacaattaattcctTAAACTCCCTAATTACGTAAGATAAATTAAAGGTAAcgtttgtattatttaaaaagaattaaataaataaattataaattatttttaatttaggtctctaaatttcatagtttaatttttttatatagttattgtttaatttagagTCATAATTTCTTGTCTTCCTCCAAGAATACTGCAAGTTAATATAAGAATTCTTCTGAGACTTAAGAAGCTGAGAGTTAAGAATTCTTCTAAGAGTTAAGACATaaatttaggacagttccttttttcaaagacattcattgtggcgggaaacttttttcagtattttcatttatcagggtgaattaaaagattctcagataccatgATGGTTTAATTACTTCTGATTAGATATagaattaatttcgataatatattaaaccactttttccataaaaccactgtTTTGTATCATTTCCATATATAAATTTGGGACAAAACGGGTAAAGAAGCAGACTAAGTGCATTTAGCTTATCTTATAccctgtaataatttttaattccgcGTTAAGAATCCGGTTGATAGTCTATAGTCCATCTATTGtttcaagataaatattttaaattaatttttaatgccagTTGTCGCAAAAATGACCAATAAAtcgaaaaatcatttaaaagaaattgaatgataataatataGGGTATGCTGAAAGTTTCAAAGTCCGTTGAACAGATGACGCTGCCTACTGAAGGAAACTATGAAGCAGTGTTTTCAAAATGTCCTGCCCGGAGTGTGCTTTCAAGtgtgctgtccggagcaagttggcaagATGCCAACT
The Parasteatoda tepidariorum isolate YZ-2023 chromosome 9, CAS_Ptep_4.0, whole genome shotgun sequence genome window above contains:
- the LOC107444589 gene encoding fibrillin-1-like (The sequence of the model RefSeq protein was modified relative to this genomic sequence to represent the inferred CDS: added 102 bases not found in genome assembly), which encodes MIKFHHATNVDELPSQIPKPNPHQHDTSAVTTDQRRPNWVLRTPNSTDLNSHNSSQSSSITSNSSISSPRYPETSDFHGLKKEHDYDDTIPNYTQNQLISAKLGNSNAKSKLISNRNDFFRKLMQISLAGQNVTSKHPNSSNQFGSNFSSDNGDSNTGVFSNSADLYSESPLEFRKNGPFHERTSNRSANNLRSEDPNFPNKLDLKHSQSIQKPVRLYPIKYYSDLKNNSRSSSEGYKPLKSGRLQSVTTSQQESKSNFLPQVEQRSYSSHNTVYDDEDEESSQNSHEPNKAVKIVPFSSVFFTKGADLGRNRFYQIAHVNKTKSSKALIKFAPPKSNYKNVFKNFESSHKLNKPPSKIPSKKPTLSSSNVDQNHQHNYNDNYDRPESNSYKPSSFNSHSKEDERDKKNYKYGFGNSETHTPNSQYSGEVNSNSAPYESDSYYHAPSPNSSHSHPNSVPEGSYSPTYSSNSAEDLHDERGRDIPSSQYNLEHQKYPSSPPLSSNQDPPYNYEQSPAASFSQEVDYNRNNDASNSEKDIPKTYNPPSYQSHPLNQKPAMRNPQLSKHSAPYFGNAKYQENSYANPSSQFESNPPNLSPARPHRHYQKSSFSSPLKETSNWKNKHFNSESYHQEAGPELHPNLQQNGAPPYKTVSGPVTANEKPLPFSEKDNVYKGKPQFNSEPNHYAPGPHINPYNRPTSHKTLSGPVITNAKEQNYNVINSNEHRPVTYTHPSSFSPNSETPSSFHYPHSSGASYSKESNYQNSQDSQGQYKQELPPKHDYSQSHFPTQKPLIRNLPPSSVSSYSREIDYRQKNHASTDRYQSNRPSTQFHTSPQRKPPTHDYSQPHFPVQRPLANNPSLSPAPPFSGETDYREKNHDSTDRYKPSHPSTQFHTSPQGKPPKHGYSQPHFPAQRPLVSNPSLSPAPPFSGETDYRQKNRENTNQYQSSYPSSQSQTSHQSPRPYKLPRLPGTPFSGESEYPRDAPASLEEPGLRHYLPHSYSAQHSQSXCMPYGHDFTCECKDGFIPRDDAKKGEKDSDCIEMIYECKENDCTGENTICMSYGHDFTCECKDGFKPRVDAKKGVKDSDCIEMIYECKENDCTGENTKCMSYGHDFTCECKDGFKPKDDAKKGEKDSDCIGNCEADAECAYGGICKDSGTHRSCACKRGLDGEYCEEVVDCVSGKYKNCKGANGTCVYAIQLEEAICSCEVYQVLDNKTNICKEVRCEKRKCIGGTCRVIGGKEICRCPKKHILHDDRCVECDCGVAKCTLDENGIPKPCSCDAKMKLHDGKCRTCDCGDGECELDADGRPKCICYGKLKEFNGKCIRCDCGDGECELDTDGKPKPCKCFGKLKEFNKKCINCDCGDGVCQLDSNGKPKPCECFGKLKEFNKKCIKCDCGDGVCELDADGKPKPCECFGKLKEFNRMCKKCDCGDGLCELDVYGNQKPCVCEGKQQKYNGICKSCDCGDGKCELNSNGTPKPCVCTGILKDYRGKCKACDCGDGKCELNSDGTPKPCACTGILKDYRGKCKACDCGDGKCELNSEGTPKPCVCTGILKDYRGKCKACDCGDGKCELNSDGIPKPCVCTGILKDYKGKCKVCDCGDGKCELNTDGSPKPCVCTGILKNYRGKCKACDCGDGKCELNSDGTPKPCVCKGILKHYRGKCKACDCGDGKCELNSDGTPKPCNCTGILKDYRGKCKACDCGDGKCELNSDGTPKPCNCSGILKNYRGKCKACDCGDGKCELNSDGIPKPCNCTGILKDYRGKCKACDCGDGKCELNSDGTPKPCNCAGILKDYRGKCKACDCGDGKCELNSDGAPKPCVCTGILKHFRGKCKACDCGDGKCELNSDGTPKPCVCTGILKDYRGKCKACDCGDGKCELDTDGTPKPCVCTGILKNYRGKCKECDCGKNGLCVIEDGRKKCNCYDKYSEKEGYCQACDCGKGATNCSFVRGEKTCNCSYGYEFDIDTGKCKAKDACDPNPCVNGYCSKTDNDFLCVCVSPFTGRFCEISTCIETECYGGRCEIHGDLEYCFCPDGFELQNGTCTKTACTIKKCWYGKCILNGEEEKCICPDNHILVADFCRRTKCSDDSCIGGNCTISSENEEYCKCPPGYSVKGKICKKTKCVPALCYGGRCEEQEDGELVCVCPKGYHLEDIGCKETICLKKNCYGGKCQVIDGEEICNCREGYYEKEDVCQKILCQKPCYGGQCIIVEGKEECSCPVGYKFDGESCIKA